The Aspergillus nidulans FGSC A4 chromosome VII nucleotide sequence ATTGGATTTATTTCATGTTTGCTAATATGGCTTCACTTAATTTTTGGCGGCAACAGCGTGGCTTCAATACGTTTGTCCTAAGACCACACTGTGGCGAAGCCGGAGACCCCGACCATCTTGCAGTCGGATTCCTTTGCTGCCATAGCATCAGTCATGGTATTTTACTCCGAAAGGTTCCTTTACTGCAATATTTGTTCTATCTCGACCAAATCGGCATTGCTATGTCACCGCTTAGCAATAATGCCCTATTCCTCACATATGACAAGAATCCATTCGCCCACTTCTTCAAAAGAGGCCTGAATGTTTCACTGTCAACAGATGATCCTCTGCAATTTGCGTTCACAAAGGAGCCTTTGATCGAGGAATACTCTGTTGCGGCACAGATCTACAAGTTCAGCGCAGTTGATATGTGCGAGCTTGCGAAGCATTCTGTTGAGCAGAGTGGTTTTGAACTCTCGTTAAAGGAAAGATGGCTTGGTTCAAACTGCTCCTTGGCTGGTGTCGCAGGGAACAATGTTGCAAAGAGTAACGTGCCTGATATAAGGGAGGCATTTCGGCACGAAACACTTATTGGGGAGTTGGCATTGTGAGTTTCACTTTTTTTCTAACCTCGCCCATTTCTACACTGTGTGTGAGATGTGAGAAAGACCGGCAACGCTAACCAACGACCCCTTAGGATTGAGCGGTACTCTGCACAGACCACTCGAGATGGTTTCACATCCGCAGGTGGTCATGGGtcaccttctccctctttaCAGAAATCCTATCCGACTGTTCAGAGTGAGTATTCATAGTTGGTCACTTCTCATTACATATAGTGATTGTTCCTCGCACAACAGATCTGCTTGGGAAATCGAGTCCTTCGCCAGATCCAAACACATTTAGTAAGGCATCCCTTTCGCCTCATGTCGCGCGCCAGAATAGTGATGATATGTCAAATCATCTGAGTCCAATGCAGGCATATTCTGCATCAGACAACCCTAGCGGGACCCATGACAATACGGCCAGTCAGGCATCTACGGCTGGGCGAGAGGGCCTTCTAGAGCAGAAGATATTTCCCGGTATTATGCATGAAATGGCTCAGCGCGGCAGTGTTCCGGACCGAGCACTTAACGCGCAAAAGGGGGCTATTGAAGAGTCATTCAAGGCATCGACGACGTGAGAGTAAATAGACGAAATTGGCGATGTGGCTCACGGGCTAAGCATGAGttcgcggcagcagcaatcgGTGCAGACTATATCCCGTTATTTATGTACCGTGTTTTGAGATTAGAGGAATTGGCTGTCAGATTGCCGCTCTTCCCAAAACCTGTTGCGTCCGGGATTGATTGTGGCCGTGTAGCATATAGAAAAAGGTACTTGAGCATACTTCATAATCGCTGTATCAGACAGCCCAGCTTCCCTTGCGTTCGCTTACCCCCCAAGTCTCATGATAATGCCCTGCTTCGAGCATGCGGGGATGTTGGCGTGCCCATTCATGAATATATAACTTCAAAGCTGTCCACCTCATACAAACACGATTCGCCACTCCCTTGTTGGTAATGTCGTTCACACCAACATAACCTTTGGCGTCCATGTTCAAGTCATCCGCTCTGAGAGCTGCTATTGGTAACCCCGAAACCCTACTTAATTCGTGGTCGAAGTAACGGGCAATGCTGGGATATCCTAACGATAAATAATCGTATATCTGTGTAACGAAATCGTCATTGAACTCCTGATCGATGCGCTCGCTATCGGCGGATTCATTTGTCGGACTTTGGACGGCGTTCTGCCGCTTTCGGTGACGGAGGTTACTGGCTTTAGATGATGCATCCAAATTTCCAGAATTATTGTTTATGACATCTTTCTTGGGCGTAATAGCTTCCCTCGATAAATTTTCAACACCATGTGTAGAATACCGGTCTGACTTGCAAGTCCCATTCCAAAGCCCGCCAATGTCATATTGAGCAGAAGAACACGGACAGGCACTCCAGAGGCCTGAGCCTAATGAGTGGTCGCGGTGACCTTGAGAACCAACACTGTTCGGGTGTTCACATATTGTGGTTTTAGGAGTCAGGCTTTGTGGAAATATGAGATCACCCCCGAGCATCGGCGGGCTAGCCGCCTGCCTTAATCGTGCAAAGGGAGAGTTTGGGTCCCATCCATCATCATGGTTTGCAGGTTTGCCCGATTTCCTGGAAGTTTGATAGACAGCACACGTTGAAAAGCATGCTCCTCTCGTTGTAAAATAATGGCGCCTATTCATACCAGCCTCCTCTTTATGCTTGCGTAGGTATTCGAGTTCCGAAGGGAGATCTGCGGATGAAGCGCGCCTCCTTGTCCTGAACTCGAGTTCTGGATCACGTATTTTGATGATATCTTCGTTAACgggctcttcttcgtctcggtCGATTGCGAAGTGATCTACTTGCTGGTAAACCTGCTCGTTTGGAAAGGCTGCCAGGGCTTGTTCCTTCAACTGATTCTCCGAGGGATGGCGTGGGAACGGGAGAATGTATTCAATGAAGGACATTTCTCGGCCATTTCTTGGACGTGCAGTGTCATCTGAGAATGTCCCTCGTGCTGTGGCAATAGTTTCACTGGACACTTGGGGTGAGTCTGACTCATTTGATTCATCGCTGCCACTAGAGGGAATTGCAGGCAGATCAGGCACACGAAATGAGTGCCTTCTCGTTTCTTGGCGTCGTAGGAGGCTGGAGTATGAGAACCGGGATTCTTGTACAGCGCCATGGTCCGCTTCCATTCGATTGGCGGCCTCGATGGCGTCCCGTGAGCTTTGTGTCCCAAGCCCCGCTGAGCTGAACAGTTTGGCTGGCTTCTTCCCTGGGCGAAAAGAGTGTCTGACAGTCTCCATTAGCTGGGGAGTGTATCTCTTCGCGTTTCCCTGCTGGTTGCCTCCAATCACCTGCGTAAATGGGGTTTTGTGCATTGTTGCTGTGAATCTGTGCGCATCATGGTCTGTTGTTAAACAAGGTGACAAGCACGTCTGTTGTGGGGGGGGGTGTGAACTCCTGCCAGAGTCCTCATTTTTGCACGAGGTGGACCTTATTTCAGATGTGCGGAAGCTTGTTTGCATTTGATGTAAACATTGGGTTGTCAATTCATTGTCTTGACGATTCTTGGAACTGCGTGAAGATGTCTCTATGGGCTCAGGTAAGAACCTCCGTGGCTTTCTAGATGTTGTGGAGGCGGCCTGAGACATGCTTTTGTTGGCCTAAGGATGCTCCTGTCGGATATTAGCAACAGTATTGCAAAGGAGATGCACTTTGTTATATCTGCATTCCTGCACGGTGATTTTGAAGCCTATGGTGGGCCAGGGGAAGGTACCGATTGCTAGCCATCACGCAGTACCCAGAGATATAAATGCATACCTTGCGTCGCGTAGGTCAGTCGTGTAATTGAGTCAAGTCTCAATACCATTGGGCGCTGATAACAGAGGTAAAGTTTTTGAGGGTGGCCGAATTGAGTAGTCTGCTTTGTCAATATGGTGTGGCGCACAATTTTGGCGCCGGTTAAATCTATATTTCCGGGCCTATATATCCTCAATATCATCAATACTACTGGTGGTAGTGTCTAGCTTGACACAGGTGCAACCCATCACTTTGCTTATTACTCACAACAAATCAGCATTGAGAATGCCAAACCTGGTTGGGCCACCAGATTATTTTAGTATGTGACTACCCAAGGGCCCACAGTGGAATATGGTTCAGGGATTTGCTATAATAACATAAAAACTTCTTAGCATGCTAAACGTTCCATATAAGCTAGACTATGTCACCCAttaaaacaaaacaaaacaaagacAATGTGTAAAATGgattttctttatttttattttttttttttttggttaAGGTTATTTACTACAGGTGCTAGCTTGTGATATGGCGGCaaactagacttgttaaaccacaGGTTGTGTTATGGATCCTTGCTCATACCCTtaaggaccttagaccttagtgagCCACCTGTAAGACTTCCTTATAATAGCAAtctctttttcctttcttctttctagGGAtgcactcggtgcgggttgggtacaacctGCAGGGTCAAAAAACAATCCGCGCGGGTTGCGGATTCTTCGTCGTACAATCCGCACCGCACCAaaattagacttgttaaaccaacccacgaaacccgccccaacccgccccgacccgccaagaaatgggttgggttagaccttctaattatccattgggttttggatatttttggctgccccaaagccccgcggagcaacccgctgggttgccaagatatctgaataggtatattactgtatttatattatattttcttaattagatagttataatacagtatttaaatacagtactACCTttagtattttattaactatgtagatcactgtTTATTtgagtaatgatatgcataactgggttattttgggttatttaggttgggttagagttatttgctaaacccatgggcggtttactgttcaggtaacccaccccaaaaaccgcgtgggcagatcagctaggcctgaaaacccgccccaacccgtggtttaacaagtctactctAAATATACTAAGAAAAGCtaaaattttttttttttttagatATTAATTTATATATACTACACTCTGGTAGCTGCTCGGCTATAAAAATAATTATTTTTAAAATATTAATCATCTACTAGGTATTATAGATTCTGTTAAAGGCTTAATATTAAGGGTCCAGGTGCCTCAGGCAGACTTAGAGCATAATCAAGACCTAGGGATCTCCTCTAGAAAATATAATACTGGCAGAACTATTAGGATTAGCTGCTATTTCTAAATAGGCTTTATTAAATAATGTTACTATaagagatatatatataattctATAAATATACTTAGGATTAAGGAATGTTCCCTGGCCAGAGAGAACTAAGATTTAGTTTTGATTATATTAGTCATTTATTCTTCTTTTAATAATTCTTTATAGTATTAGAATCCTTACCTGGTTAATAGGCTGATCTTTCCtaataaaatatattttTTATAATTCTAAATATTCTTTTTTAACTACTTAGGATTACTGTATCCTAAAATTACTAATTAGATAAAAAAGAATTACTAGTTCTTTATCTAGCTAGTTATTAAGCTAGTCTTCTTAAACTTCTATACCTACTAATTAAAACCTCTTGGGATTATAAAAAGAAGTAAAATAAGAGAAAGATTATACAATGATTTAGTAAAAAATAGTATTTATTAGAGGAATCCTGGGCCTTTTAAAGTAAATAACTTAAAAATAATTATTATCAAGATGGTCTATTATCACTAATAGATCCCTGGGTCAAAATTAAAATTaagaatatatttatttttattttatttttatattattttataATAGCCTGCAGGATAAATAGTTAGCAGGCTTAAAAAAATATATTTAAAAAATTAACTTTTAGAAATATAAATTAAATAAACatattattttatttataATATAGCTATTTTTCAGTCAGATATTATAGCCTAACTAGAATAAATATGATAATAACCTGATCAAGATTCCAGAATATCTTATTTtaaatatataaaaatagTTATTTTTCTAGAATAACAAAAAAGAATTAAgttcttattttttttttttttttgctaaGTAATTGCTAACTTTAATACTATATTTCTAGATATACCATTAAATCCCcaaaaatataataaaatactTATAGACTATTAAAAAGATATaaaaatattatatatataataataaagATTACCTTATAAACTGCTGTCTACATTCTAAAAATAAAAAGTCTAGTTTATAAGATTAAATATTAACCATacttgaaaaaaaaataagttAATATAAAGTTTAATCTTATAAGCTGTTAATTTATACAGGATTATTAtattaaatatatatttagtaTAATGAATTAGTTCTATAATTTTATCTATAAAATCTAGGAAATAGCTCTTATTCTTACTAATTTATAGGATAATAATGTAATTCCTGGTCAGTTTGTAAATCCTGGTTAGTTTATAAATCCCTATCTAAAAATTATTCTATCTTAAGTTTAAAGCTCTATAGCACAACCAAAAGTAATTTAAATTAGATAAACTAAAAGTCTTGCAAACTAGGATATCTGGTTATAGTATACCTcttaatattatatttagAATATATTAGTAGGGTATATTTAGGAGCTATTAAAGTTAAGATAGTATTTCTACTAGTACTTGTTAAGGATCTACTTTGTcagggcagatcagcctgtCAACCAGGTAAGGATGCCAATGCCACGTAaggccaacaacaaggaAACGAATAGTAATGTATTGCAAGACTAAACCTTGGGGATCCTTCAGCTGGGGGATCTCCCGTAGTCCTAAATACATTTGTGGAAAGACATGGATGTAACCCAACAGTAAGACCATGACGAGCGATAAAGTCATACCAAACTTTATCTGTAAACGGCGGCCAAGTCCGGTGGTTTCGATGATGCAACATGGGAAAGGATTTCCGGATCTCTAACGCCTATCTTAGAGCTTAATCGATCGTTTGCCTGAGGCTCCCAATCCTTGATATCGGGGCCCAGCAGATCCGTAACAGTACTACCCCCCTCTACTTTTAATTACTTATTTTTTAATAGAATAAGACCCctagcttcctgaactgaaATCCTACATATAAAAATTATTTAGTTTTTaatataatttttttttcttattatcTTTGATATTTAATAGTTATATAGAAATTAGAGTTTTCTTTAGCTAATAAGGCAGTATTATATATAGCTAACTTATACCCCCTTATAAGCTTATTAAATACTTATTtagaagaaaataaaaacTCTTAAAACTATTTTTTAGCAGTTTTTTAGTTAAGAAAACTTTTTAACATATTTAGCAGACTATATAAGGTATATAAAGCTAGGAGAAAGAGATTAAAATATTTTTTTTACTAGGAGAGAAGGTTTATTATCATTCATGGTTAACAGACGTTGCGGTCGCCATATTGTGTTGTTGCCTAATTCTGCTTAATGTTACCGCCTTCGAGCGGGGTAATGATCTTTTAGCTCCTGGTGGCCTAACCACCAACAAGAGCAACAGAAACACATCATGAGATCAGAATCATAAAACCATATTGCGTTTTACAAGGTTATAGTTAATAATCTTATATTTAACTtatttaatattatattagggttgaagaggactATCCCTATTACTCTAAATCTATTTTAAATATTTTTTATTATAAAGATTTTATTATAAGCTGCTAGATAAGCTTTTAGGAAATTaaatttattattataattatatTTTAACTACTTTTTCTACTTTATAAGCTTGCAGTATACCTTCTTTAAGAAACTAAAATAACTAATATTAAAAGATTATAAGAGGTAAGAtaaatataaaaatatataagtataatattattattttttataTGTATAATTAAATTTAAGTATTAGGTAGCTTCTATAGTTATCtagaataaaaaataaatatttTTCTTTATAGCTAGAATAAAGATCTCTTAAAGCTACCTGTAGTAAAGTCTAATCTTATCTAAGATTTATCTATTAATACTTATTTTAATCTTTTAAGTACCTGGGATTGCTTCTTTATTGAACTATTTCTTTATATAGACTTTTCCATTAAAAATAATAGTAGAGGGAACTAACTATCCTATAaaattaatatatttaaaTATTATAACCTACTCCTTATTTTCTAGTTAAATAAGCTATAATTTACAAGATATTTTAGCTCTAGtaattatttttattattataataaGTTTTATAGCAAAGCTAGTTTTATTAAAATTATAAATATCTTTATTCTAGATTTTTTACTAAGCTTTAACCCTCTATAACTCTGTAAATTATTTATTAATAATTTTAAGATCTTTATAAAGAGCTTTTTAGTAATTTATTTTTTAAGTAAAGCTACTTTTAATCTCTAGGCAATACTTAGTAAACTTTATAAtttagttttttttttactaGTTAAGAGAGAGTAGAGGAATCAGCTTCCAGGATAATTTATACTATATCTTATACTTAGAAATATCTAAGAAGTATTCTATATATATTAAGTAATATTATTTACACTACTAATACCTCTTCCTAGTATAAAAATAGTCTATACCTATAATTATAAAGTTCTGCTTAAGATTAAAATCCCTTTAAATAATTATATAAGGTTTATAAAAGTAGATTATAAATTAATACAGCTTGACAAGGATTAGGaatctttttattttttaaaATTATTTATTATATATTAGATCCTGCCCTCTTGCTTAATTAATTCTTATTTAGTTTTATATACATTTTATAGTATACTATTTAGTTGAAGCTGGTAGTAGCTTACTAGTATATTTAGATTTTTTAGAGGTTTATAAACTGACTAGGAATTATATTACTTGATTGTTTAAATATATTTAaaattatttttttttactgAGAAGGCCAAAACTATACCCTTATTATATATTCataattatataattatCTTAATTAGTAATAAATTACCATTTTAAGTAATATATTCCTGATTACTAAGCTTACAGTATTATAAAAAATTTTAAAAATATTATTtataattatatttatataagcCCTACCAGTATTCTATAATTTTTTTATttgtcaaatatatatatatatatatttatttatttatatattaCTTACCAGGGCCCGGATAAGACAATCATATAATATAGTAATATTTGTTTTTTTATTAATATAAAACTACTCAATCAACTATCTAGAGCCTAATAATTTACTAAGTTTAATTTAACATAATTATCAAGTCAGCCGTCCACCCACAGTCATCCGTCCACCCCACCCAAAATCTCCCTGTATTCCAAACCTCTTACTTTGATCATCCACCATGCCATGAAATCAGCTCCGATCGCGTCAAGAATTAGTTGAGCAAGAAGACAGACTCCAACTTGTAATAAATATATTGAAAAATAGCAAAATCATGTCTCAGTATCAAGCAGCAGTGGTTTTTAATATCCCGCGAAGTATACTCTGAGATTAACTTAATAGCCATAAATTCAGGCAAGAAGCCTGCAACCACAACTTAAGGCTATCTAAAATTTAGGAGGATTACTTAGTATAATAGATAGTATCTAGGGATAAGCATGGCTGTCCTCCAAGGCTTGTATATCTAGAGGAAATAGCTAATATAATCCTCCAAACTAAATCCAATACCCCCCCAGAACTAGTTGGTGGAAACTGGGTTACTAACTTTAAATAGTATTATCTAGAACTAAAATCTTACTTTGCAAGGTACTATAATTATCAGNNNNNNNNNNNNNNNNNNNNNNNNNNNNNNNNNNNNNNNNNNNNNNNNNNNNNNNNNNNNNNNNNNNNNNNNNNNNNNNNNNNNNNNNNNNNNNNNNNNNATCTAGATAAAAAATATAACCCACCCCGCCCCCTAGGTTAGAGAAAACAAAAATTTTGACCTCCTAGTCCCCCTTTCTGTTATGGGTTAATAGCTATATCTAATaatttttatatatatcttagtTATATATAATTTAATATTACTAACTTAATAGGATAGTTGATATCTAATTTAATAACTAGTTTTATCTACTATTTAAGTAGTTTAAATTTAACTAATAGCCTCTATAAGTCAGCTAATATTCTTTATATCTATATTAACTCCTATATATAGGTCTAGAGTAATTATTTAGCTATTAATATTACTAGTATTACTAAAATTATAGTATAGATAATATAGCTAGTATAATAGATCTTAGTAGAGATAACTAGTATAGGGATTAGTAGAAGATATACTAGGATAGTAGGGGCTAGTAGATTTAGATCTATTAAGAATAGTATTTTAATTACTATTTTAGGATTAAGAGGTCCTTTTAATTTTACTTTAATAACTAGTAATATTTTGCCAGAGatattatttttatttaaGCTTTTTTAAGAACTAGGTTAAgattatatttatattagATATAGAAATATTTTATTATAAACTTAGCTTAAGATAATTCTAGATTATATTTATCTAATtaaataatattataatctCTGCTGCTTAATAAAGTTATATAACTTTCTTAGTAAAGCTCTAGAGTATTttactagtatatataactttatatttatatattatagCTATTAATCTATATAATATAGCTTAAAGATTTAGTTTAAAATAATAAGCTAGTAATATTAGCCAGCCAGCTTTAAGAGAACTAATTTATAAGactattttttttttaagaTTTATTAATTATATAGTAAATTAATTAAGTACAGCCCTATATAAGCAAGCCTATATATTAATCTTTATAAGATCTTTATCTTTATAATTAATAATATCTCTTATTTAATAAAGATATTAATATTCTTATAATAAGTAATATTATTAGTTTATTTAatagtaatattattatctatATCAGGCCAGTAATAGTTAATTTCTTTAGTTTTTTAATATCTAGTAAAACTATTACTATTTTATTTATTAGTAgtattattattttattttttttagAATTACTGCTAGATAGTCTAAGCAGGCTAGATAAATTAAGAAGACTAGAAGAACTAGGTAGTTTATTTTTATTAAGAGAACTACTACTTCCTAGAAAACTGCTAGGATAAATACTAttatattatttatttaGTTATTATTAAAACTAATTAAGTTAGTGATTAGTCTCTTCTTAGTTTTGCTGTATTAAGCAGAAAATATTAGCTATAATTAATTATATTTAATTAATATTATTACTACCTCCAGCAGCTCTAATAATTCTAGATATAATTATAAATTAGTTTTATAGTTTCTAAATCTAAAGTTAAAGCTATATTTTTATATTCTAGTAAGTTAAGATCTATAGTATATTACTCTATTAAGATATTTTTTAGGCTTAATATATAGAAGATTTAGATATTATATCTAGATAGCTACTATCAGGTTTAGAGGTTACTAAAGTTACTTATATTACCTCTTAGAATTTAAGATTAATATCTAGTAATTTTTCTAGTTAGAGTATAGTAGTTATAGCTGGAGGTTTAAATAATACTAGAACTTTAATTAAAGATAGTTTAACTAATAAATAGTTAAGCTAATAAGGGTTTAATTAATAATAATTTAATTAACTCTAATATTCTAAAGGACAGGTATTTTACTGCCTTATTAAAATATTTAGAAAGAAAATTAATAATAATCTTTTTAATAGTTAGAGGTTAGCTTAAAGAATTATCTAATAAACTTTCCTAATTAAGTTAGGGTATAGATAATAAGCttaataatataatattactaGCTAGTATTATACTAGGAACTAGAGCTATATTTTATAAAGATAAAGAAGCTTTAGAGCTACTAATAAAAGC carries:
- a CDS encoding uncharacterized protein (transcript_id=CADANIAT00008002), encoding MSQAASTTSRKPRRFLPEPIETSSRSSKNRQDNELTTQCLHQMQTSFRTSEIRSTSCKNEDSGRSSHPPPQQTCLSPCLTTDHDAHRFTATMHKTPFTQVIGGNQQGNAKRYTPQLMETVRHSFRPGKKPAKLFSSAGLGTQSSRDAIEAANRMEADHGAVQESRFSYSSLLRRQETRRHSFRVPDLPAIPSSGSDESNESDSPQVSSETIATARGTFSDDTARPRNGREMSFIEYILPFPRHPSENQLKEQALAAFPNEQVYQQVDHFAIDRDEEEPVNEDIIKIRDPELEFRTRRRASSADLPSELEYLRKHKEEAGMNRRHYFTTRGACFSTCAVYQTSRKSGKPANHDDGWDPNSPFARLRQAASPPMLGGDLIFPQSLTPKTTICEHPNSVGSQGHRDHSLGSGLWSACPCSSAQYDIGGLWNGTCKSDRYSTHGVENLSREAITPKKDVINNNSGNLDASSKASNLRHRKRQNAVQSPTNESADSERIDQEFNDDFVTQIYDYLSLGYPSIARYFDHELSRVSGLPIAALRADDLNMDAKGYVGVNDITNKGVANRVCMRWTALKLYIHEWARQHPRMLEAGHYHETWGVSERKGSWAV